The following coding sequences are from one Diprion similis isolate iyDipSimi1 chromosome 9, iyDipSimi1.1, whole genome shotgun sequence window:
- the LOC124410144 gene encoding trafficking kinesin-binding protein milt isoform X5, with amino-acid sequence MTKTYNDIEAVTRLLEEKEKDLELTARIGKELLTHNQKLESNVTSLETELKLANEKITQLSHELIKKTELVQILTNDVDDSGSDSGTPTGLRGINLDMMQRRISVLEDENKQLRTEFTNLVHDADDCEEKEARLVKDIAAQLASANMEADGMLDELDRQKEENRLQHEQIVSLRAKLSETELKLARLLAEHDEMGATLVITKDNQNILANELAEFKDRYTEVVNLLAETQEQLRKQRKKGMPMVRGGSLFPSLGAAPQPDSIASELESSLYSEASLDSGIISDRTPAYKKVFETVRSASRASYAGSMDASQFPRIGSMTTSTLSSGSSGPRMSCGALRPVASSGFPSLDSTGHSDSEGSLLTDSEEYPGPQQTGVPGAPGAADLEAALRRLTPAEVIARRACLTTGAGYNYDYDAGIQSPPSFLPFGCRTPDSIMSTGSSGNLSGFSGNSGNGWRLPEKLQIVKPIEGSQTLHHWTQLATPTLGGLLDERPGVKTRGGRALEDLGLETFTLADLEEDEEYANPGKLFQDTGSIYTFTNSTVLHPDDHTSVTASVVGSRVATAPNSALNSGMNTPRTMSRRNSTSTFSTTLGLAKMLNERGIKAVTPSCVSTPSGERNFTPTATPCNSPDGTPPPSRSSSPPPYNSPFRLGLFSSGAELLKRTFGAEEQVPVRKSKRSKPTLSRSDKKALTGIRLVEKLERIGIDTIMATTASSSISPLALQGAIYTRRSMDSPMAQLTSLKTSMSSSISQEKLSSSSSSSSGDSLAEKPPLPPGKNRGRESELGVPARPGSGALTSRLGQLTSRQRRSGAGATRPDLGKVKATSTPQNVKESAPQSALGTISSLLFGRKGGLL; translated from the exons ATGACAAAAACCTATAATGATATAGAAGCAGTAACCAGGCTTCTGGAGGAG AAAGAGAAAGACTTGGAGTTGACAGCTCGAATAGGAAAGGAGCTGCTAACACATAATCAAAAGCTAGAGAGCAATGTTACGTCGTTGGAAACAGAGTTAAAATTAGCCAATGAGAAAATAACGCAGCTGAGTCATGAACTGATTAAGAAAACCGAACTTGTACAAATCCTAACAAACGATGTCGACGACTCTGGGTCGGACAGTGGGACCCCTACGGGTCTTAGGGGTATTAATTTGGACATGATGCAGCGGAGGATCAGCGTCCTTGAAGATGAGAACAAACAGCTGCGCACCGAGTTTACCAACTTGGTGCATGACGCTGATGATTGTGAGGAGAAGGAAGCTCGCCTCGTCAAAGACATCGCCGCTCAACTAG CAAGCGCAAACATGGAGGCAGACGGGATGTTGGACGAGCTGGATCGCCAGAAGGAGGAGAACAGACTTCAGCACGAACAAATAGTCAGTCTTAGAGCTAAGCTGTCTGAAACTGAGCTCAAACTTGCTCGGTTATTAGCCGAACACGATGAAATGGGAGCTACGCTAGTCATTACTAAGGATAATCAAAATATCCTTGCCAACGAGCTTGCTGAATTCAAGGACCGATATACGGAG GTCGTGAATTTACTGGCCGAAACGCAGGAACAATTGCGTaagcaaagaaagaaaggtatGCCCATGGTTCGCGGTGGATCGCTTTTCCCATCTCTTGGCGCTGCCCCGCAACCTGACTCTATAGCTTCCGAGCTTGAGTCCTCGTTGTATTCCGAAGCCAGTCTTGACTCGGGAATTATCAGTGATAGAAC GCCGGCTTACAAAAAAGTATTTGAAACTGTTCGGAGTGCTTCTCGAGCATCGTATGCTGGCAGCATGGACGCAAGTCAGTTCCCACGTATTGGCTCCATGACTACGTCGACTTTGTCCAGCGGCTCTTCTGGCCCTCGCATGAGCTGCGGTGCTTTAAGGCCTGTAGCTTCCTCGGGATTCCCCAGCTTGGACTCTACAGGTCACAGCGACAGCGAAGGTTCCCTTCTAACAGACTCAGAAGAATATCC cgGTCCACAACAAACTGGAGTACCAGGTGCACCTGGAGCAGCAGATCTTGAAGCCGCACTGCGTCGCTTAACACCAGCAGAAGTAATAGCGAGACGTGCGTGCCTGACTACCGGTGCTGGATACAACTACGACTACGACGCTGGAATTCAATCCCCACCTTCATTCTTGCCATTCGGATGTCGAACCCCTGACAGTATAATGTCAACTGGAAGCAGCGGTAATCTTAGTGGCTTCAGTGGTAACAGCGGAAATGGTTGGCGTCTTCCTGAAAAGTTGCAAATTGTCAAACCGATCGAGGGGTCGCAGACGCTGCATCACTGGACGCAGCTTGCTACTCCAACCCTCGGAGGTCTACTGGATGAAAGGCCGGGAGTAAAGACGCGCGGAGGTCGAGCGCTGGAAGATCTTGGCCTAGAGACATTCACTTTGGCTGATCttgaagaagacgaagagtaTGCGAATCCTGGAAAGCTATTCCAGGATACTGGATCCATTTATACATTCACAAACAGTACTGTCCTTCATCCCGACGATCATACCAGCGTCACAGCAAGCGTTGTTGGCAGCAGAGTCGCAACGGCTCCAAACAGCGCTCTCAACTCCGGAATGAATACCCCAAGAACTATGagccggcgtaattcgacttcAACTTTTTCTACCACTCTTGGACTCGCCAAGATGCTGAACGAAAGAGGAATCAAAGCCGTCACTCCATCCTGTGTCTCAACTCCCAGTGGAGAACGCAATTTCACACCAACCGCTACTCCATGCAATAGCCCCGACGGTACTCCGCCCCCTTCCAGATCAAGCTCCCCACCTCCTTACAACAGTCCGTTCAGACTAGGCCTGTTTAGCAGTGGAGCTGAACTACTCAAACGCACTTTTGGCGCTGAGGAACAAGTTCCTGTTCGAAAGTCGAAGCGATCAAAACCCACGCTTAGTCGCTCGGACAAAAAGGCTTTGACCGGCATCAGGCTAGTTGAAAAACTTGAACGTATTGGGATAGACACTATAATGGCGACTACAGCGAGTTCGTCCATTTCCCCTCTCGCATTGCAGGGTGCAATTTACACGAGGCGATCAATGGACAGTCCAATGGCTCAGCTAACGTCACTAAAAACTTCAATGTCATCTAGTATTAGCCAAGAGAAGCTCTCGTCTTCCTCGTCGAGCAGCAGCGGCGACTCTTTAGCGGAAAAGCCTCCGCTGCCACCTGGAAAAAACCGAGGAAGGGAATCGGAACTTGGTGTCCCTGCTCGTCCTGGATCAGGTGCTTTGACCAGCAGACTTGGTCAATTGACTAGTCGCCAACGACGCTCCGGCGCGGGGGCTACACGCCCTGACCTTGGTAAGGTCAAGGCAACGTCGACGCCTCAGAATGTCAAGGAGTCGGCACCGCAATCGGCATTAGGCACTATTAGCTCCCTCCTTTTCGGAAGGAAGGGAGGACTTCTGTAA
- the LOC124410144 gene encoding trafficking kinesin-binding protein milt isoform X4 gives MFSRAFEVFLNRNRSDNFQSEDDAAENSTGNSVLCSNRVSQMTKTYNDIEAVTRLLEEKEKDLELTARIGKELLTHNQKLESNVTSLETELKLANEKITQLSHELIKKTELVQILTNDVDDSGSDSGTPTGLRGINLDMMQRRISVLEDENKQLRTEFTNLVHDADDCEEKEARLVKDIAAQLASANMEADGMLDELDRQKEENRLQHEQIVSLRAKLSETELKLARLLAEHDEMGATLVITKDNQNILANELAEFKDRYTEVVNLLAETQEQLRKQRKKGMPMVRGGSLFPSLGAAPQPDSIASELESSLYSEASLDSGIISDRTPAYKKVFETVRSASRASYAGSMDASQFPRIGSMTTSTLSSGSSGPRMSCGALRPVASSGFPSLDSTGHSDSEGSLLTDSEEYPGPQQTGVPGAPGAADLEAALRRLTPAEVIARRACLTTGAGYNYDYDAGIQSPPSFLPFGCRTPDSIMSTGSSGNLSGFSGNSGNGWRLPEKLQIVKPIEGSQTLHHWTQLATPTLGGLLDERPGVKTRGGRALEDLGLETFTLADLEEDEEYANPGKLFQDTGSIYTFTNSTVLHPDDHTSVTASVVGSRVATAPNSALNSGMNTPRTMSRRNSTSTFSTTLGLAKMLNERGIKAVTPSCVSTPSGERNFTPTATPCNSPDGTPPPSRSSSPPPYNSPFRLGLFSSGAELLKRTFGAEEQVPVRKSKRSKPTLSRSDKKALTGIRLVEKLERIGIDTIMATTASSSISPLALQGAIYTRRSMDSPMAQLTSLKTSMSSSISQEKLSSSSSSSSGDSLAEKPPLPPGKNRGRESELGVPARPGSGALTSRLGQLTSRQRRSGAGATRPDLGKVKATSTPQNVKESAPQSALGTISSLLFGRKGGLL, from the exons atGTTTTCCCGAGCTTTCGAAGTATTTCTTAATCGAAATCGGAGTGATAATTTCCAATCGGAAGACGATGCCGCTGAGAACTCAACCGGTAATTCAG TTCTATGTAGCAACCGGGTGAGCCAAATGACAAAAACCTATAATGATATAGAAGCAGTAACCAGGCTTCTGGAGGAG AAAGAGAAAGACTTGGAGTTGACAGCTCGAATAGGAAAGGAGCTGCTAACACATAATCAAAAGCTAGAGAGCAATGTTACGTCGTTGGAAACAGAGTTAAAATTAGCCAATGAGAAAATAACGCAGCTGAGTCATGAACTGATTAAGAAAACCGAACTTGTACAAATCCTAACAAACGATGTCGACGACTCTGGGTCGGACAGTGGGACCCCTACGGGTCTTAGGGGTATTAATTTGGACATGATGCAGCGGAGGATCAGCGTCCTTGAAGATGAGAACAAACAGCTGCGCACCGAGTTTACCAACTTGGTGCATGACGCTGATGATTGTGAGGAGAAGGAAGCTCGCCTCGTCAAAGACATCGCCGCTCAACTAG CAAGCGCAAACATGGAGGCAGACGGGATGTTGGACGAGCTGGATCGCCAGAAGGAGGAGAACAGACTTCAGCACGAACAAATAGTCAGTCTTAGAGCTAAGCTGTCTGAAACTGAGCTCAAACTTGCTCGGTTATTAGCCGAACACGATGAAATGGGAGCTACGCTAGTCATTACTAAGGATAATCAAAATATCCTTGCCAACGAGCTTGCTGAATTCAAGGACCGATATACGGAG GTCGTGAATTTACTGGCCGAAACGCAGGAACAATTGCGTaagcaaagaaagaaaggtatGCCCATGGTTCGCGGTGGATCGCTTTTCCCATCTCTTGGCGCTGCCCCGCAACCTGACTCTATAGCTTCCGAGCTTGAGTCCTCGTTGTATTCCGAAGCCAGTCTTGACTCGGGAATTATCAGTGATAGAAC GCCGGCTTACAAAAAAGTATTTGAAACTGTTCGGAGTGCTTCTCGAGCATCGTATGCTGGCAGCATGGACGCAAGTCAGTTCCCACGTATTGGCTCCATGACTACGTCGACTTTGTCCAGCGGCTCTTCTGGCCCTCGCATGAGCTGCGGTGCTTTAAGGCCTGTAGCTTCCTCGGGATTCCCCAGCTTGGACTCTACAGGTCACAGCGACAGCGAAGGTTCCCTTCTAACAGACTCAGAAGAATATCC cgGTCCACAACAAACTGGAGTACCAGGTGCACCTGGAGCAGCAGATCTTGAAGCCGCACTGCGTCGCTTAACACCAGCAGAAGTAATAGCGAGACGTGCGTGCCTGACTACCGGTGCTGGATACAACTACGACTACGACGCTGGAATTCAATCCCCACCTTCATTCTTGCCATTCGGATGTCGAACCCCTGACAGTATAATGTCAACTGGAAGCAGCGGTAATCTTAGTGGCTTCAGTGGTAACAGCGGAAATGGTTGGCGTCTTCCTGAAAAGTTGCAAATTGTCAAACCGATCGAGGGGTCGCAGACGCTGCATCACTGGACGCAGCTTGCTACTCCAACCCTCGGAGGTCTACTGGATGAAAGGCCGGGAGTAAAGACGCGCGGAGGTCGAGCGCTGGAAGATCTTGGCCTAGAGACATTCACTTTGGCTGATCttgaagaagacgaagagtaTGCGAATCCTGGAAAGCTATTCCAGGATACTGGATCCATTTATACATTCACAAACAGTACTGTCCTTCATCCCGACGATCATACCAGCGTCACAGCAAGCGTTGTTGGCAGCAGAGTCGCAACGGCTCCAAACAGCGCTCTCAACTCCGGAATGAATACCCCAAGAACTATGagccggcgtaattcgacttcAACTTTTTCTACCACTCTTGGACTCGCCAAGATGCTGAACGAAAGAGGAATCAAAGCCGTCACTCCATCCTGTGTCTCAACTCCCAGTGGAGAACGCAATTTCACACCAACCGCTACTCCATGCAATAGCCCCGACGGTACTCCGCCCCCTTCCAGATCAAGCTCCCCACCTCCTTACAACAGTCCGTTCAGACTAGGCCTGTTTAGCAGTGGAGCTGAACTACTCAAACGCACTTTTGGCGCTGAGGAACAAGTTCCTGTTCGAAAGTCGAAGCGATCAAAACCCACGCTTAGTCGCTCGGACAAAAAGGCTTTGACCGGCATCAGGCTAGTTGAAAAACTTGAACGTATTGGGATAGACACTATAATGGCGACTACAGCGAGTTCGTCCATTTCCCCTCTCGCATTGCAGGGTGCAATTTACACGAGGCGATCAATGGACAGTCCAATGGCTCAGCTAACGTCACTAAAAACTTCAATGTCATCTAGTATTAGCCAAGAGAAGCTCTCGTCTTCCTCGTCGAGCAGCAGCGGCGACTCTTTAGCGGAAAAGCCTCCGCTGCCACCTGGAAAAAACCGAGGAAGGGAATCGGAACTTGGTGTCCCTGCTCGTCCTGGATCAGGTGCTTTGACCAGCAGACTTGGTCAATTGACTAGTCGCCAACGACGCTCCGGCGCGGGGGCTACACGCCCTGACCTTGGTAAGGTCAAGGCAACGTCGACGCCTCAGAATGTCAAGGAGTCGGCACCGCAATCGGCATTAGGCACTATTAGCTCCCTCCTTTTCGGAAGGAAGGGAGGACTTCTGTAA